The Pseudomonas azadiae genome contains a region encoding:
- the moeB gene encoding molybdopterin-synthase adenylyltransferase MoeB yields MDVLRPTALEQIYAHASRSYPEECCGFVFADGSVYLGSNIQNELHRKNPQMYPRSAANGYTFSVADTLLLNKAFRSDNPVVVIYHSHPDVGAYFSDEDQDKALFMGEPIYPVSYLVVDVRQGQALGAKLFAWDGKHFALKPFNDLHTELSMNAVSFPDILVRVAKLPESTLEGTGSTLREVIENLCTGHPQLRPHLFHENNNQLKEHFLFTAGEELVNADEPLPENARIEVLLATSGGMDVDSLSNEEVQRYVRHITLPGVGRAGQLNLKKAKVLIIGTGGLGSPISLYLAAAGIGTLGLVDFDVVESSNLQRQIVHGNSTLGMPKVESAKQRLQDLNRHIRINAHDTALTADNALELVGAYDLVIDGTDNFDTRYLVNDACVQLGKPLVYGAIYRFDGQISVLNHKGGPCYRCLFPSAPPAELAPNCSAGGVIGVLPGVVGMIQATEAIKLLIGIGEPLSGRLMRFDALAMKFSEIRFKRRADCPCCSPSRHTQPQAPAVCADAVPAQPSLAAERYIKPRVLKQLLEHPSSADVLLDVRDASELEVCQLPGVVHIPLAELDGQLDRLSRDNTHYLICYAGTRAEQAASTLLAAGFANTKVLQGGMKHWVRDVEPDMPLY; encoded by the coding sequence ATGGACGTGCTCCGCCCTACCGCCCTGGAACAGATCTACGCCCACGCCAGCCGCAGCTATCCCGAGGAATGCTGTGGTTTCGTCTTCGCCGACGGCAGTGTGTACCTGGGCAGCAACATCCAGAATGAGCTGCACCGCAAGAACCCGCAGATGTACCCGCGCAGCGCGGCCAACGGCTACACCTTCTCGGTGGCCGATACCCTGCTGCTGAACAAGGCGTTTCGCAGCGACAACCCGGTGGTGGTGATCTACCACTCCCATCCGGATGTCGGTGCCTACTTCAGCGACGAAGACCAGGACAAGGCGCTGTTCATGGGCGAACCGATCTACCCCGTCAGCTACCTGGTCGTCGACGTCCGCCAGGGCCAGGCCCTCGGCGCCAAGCTGTTTGCCTGGGATGGCAAGCATTTCGCCCTTAAACCTTTCAACGACCTGCACACGGAGTTGTCCATGAACGCTGTTTCTTTCCCCGACATTCTGGTTCGTGTGGCCAAGCTGCCGGAATCGACCCTCGAGGGCACCGGATCGACATTGCGCGAAGTCATTGAAAACCTCTGCACCGGCCACCCGCAACTGCGCCCGCATCTGTTCCACGAAAACAACAACCAGCTCAAGGAACACTTCCTGTTTACCGCTGGCGAAGAGCTGGTCAATGCCGATGAACCATTGCCGGAAAACGCCCGGATCGAAGTGCTGCTGGCCACGTCCGGCGGCATGGATGTCGATAGCCTGAGCAATGAAGAAGTACAACGTTATGTGCGCCACATCACCCTGCCGGGCGTCGGTCGCGCAGGCCAACTGAACCTGAAGAAAGCCAAGGTACTGATCATCGGCACCGGCGGCCTGGGTTCGCCCATCAGCCTGTACCTGGCCGCAGCCGGCATCGGCACCCTGGGCCTGGTGGACTTCGACGTGGTGGAAAGCAGCAACCTGCAACGCCAGATCGTGCATGGCAACAGTACGTTGGGCATGCCCAAGGTCGAATCCGCCAAGCAGCGCCTGCAGGACCTCAACCGCCATATCCGGATCAACGCCCACGACACCGCCCTGACGGCCGACAACGCCCTGGAGCTGGTGGGCGCCTACGACCTGGTGATCGACGGTACCGACAATTTCGACACCCGCTACCTCGTCAACGATGCCTGTGTGCAGCTGGGCAAGCCCTTGGTGTACGGCGCCATCTACCGCTTCGACGGGCAGATCAGCGTGCTCAACCATAAAGGTGGGCCGTGCTACCGCTGCCTGTTTCCCAGCGCGCCGCCCGCCGAACTGGCACCCAACTGCAGCGCCGGAGGCGTGATCGGCGTGTTGCCCGGTGTGGTCGGGATGATCCAGGCGACCGAGGCCATCAAGCTATTGATCGGCATCGGCGAACCGTTGTCCGGCCGCTTGATGCGTTTTGATGCGCTGGCCATGAAGTTCAGCGAGATCCGCTTCAAGCGTCGCGCCGATTGCCCATGCTGTTCGCCGTCACGCCACACCCAACCCCAGGCGCCCGCCGTCTGCGCGGATGCCGTACCGGCCCAACCGTCCCTGGCCGCAGAACGCTACATCAAGCCTCGGGTCCTCAAGCAACTGCTCGAACACCCAAGCAGTGCCGATGTGCTGCTGGACGTGCGCGACGCCAGCGAACTGGAGGTGTGCCAGTTGCCGGGCGTGGTGCATATCCCCCTGGCTGAATTGGACGGGCAACTCGACCGCCTCAGCCGGGACAATACTCACTACCTGATCTGCTACGCCGGGACCCGCGCCGAGCAAGCCGCCAGCACCTTGCTGGCCGCCGGCTTCGCCAACACCAAAGTCCTGCAGGGCGGCATGAAACATTGGGTTCGCGACGTCGAACCCGACATGCCGTTGTATTGA
- a CDS encoding PLP-dependent cysteine synthase family protein: MLHNSILDVIGHTPIVRLAQFSEDLGIEVYAKLESLNPGGSHKARIALGMILDAERRGVLIRDSGQTIIEPSGGNTGIGLVMAGNVLGYKVVLVIPDNYSPEKQKLLRLYGAKVVLSDSRLGNNSHGEKCMELQLENPSYVMLNQQRNGANPQTHRDTTAPEILRDFGDLRADYFVSGIGTGGHITGIGETLKAAWPQLRVLGVEPEECDLLKDQHAPHHIQGLSIGLIPSILNLAVIDGMLKVSRQDCIDMMKRIMRTDAISLGLSSAANMAAIAQLAPELPPETVVLTLVYDNADSYLPSFE; the protein is encoded by the coding sequence ATGTTGCATAACTCCATTCTCGACGTGATCGGCCACACCCCCATCGTGCGCCTGGCACAGTTTTCCGAAGACCTCGGCATCGAGGTCTACGCCAAGCTGGAATCACTCAACCCCGGCGGCAGCCACAAGGCGCGCATCGCCTTGGGCATGATCCTCGATGCCGAGCGCCGCGGCGTGCTGATCCGCGATTCCGGGCAAACCATCATCGAGCCCAGCGGCGGCAACACCGGCATTGGCCTGGTGATGGCTGGCAATGTGCTGGGCTACAAGGTCGTGCTGGTAATCCCCGACAACTACAGCCCGGAAAAACAGAAGTTGCTGCGCCTGTACGGCGCCAAGGTGGTGCTGTCGGACAGCCGCCTGGGCAATAATTCCCACGGCGAAAAGTGCATGGAACTGCAGTTGGAAAACCCCAGCTACGTGATGCTCAACCAACAGCGCAACGGCGCCAACCCACAGACCCATCGCGACACCACCGCGCCGGAAATCCTGCGCGATTTCGGTGATTTGCGTGCTGACTACTTCGTCAGCGGCATCGGCACCGGCGGGCATATCACCGGCATCGGCGAAACCCTCAAGGCCGCCTGGCCGCAACTGCGCGTGCTGGGCGTGGAGCCGGAAGAATGCGACCTGCTCAAAGACCAGCACGCGCCGCATCATATCCAGGGCCTGTCGATCGGCCTGATCCCGAGCATCCTCAATCTGGCGGTGATCGACGGCATGCTCAAGGTCTCACGCCAGGACTGCATCGACATGATGAAACGTATCATGCGCACCGACGCCATCAGCCTGGGTCTGTCTTCCGCCGCCAACATGGCGGCCATCGCCCAACTTGCCCCCGAACTGCCGCCCGAAACGGTGGTACTGACCCTGGTTTACGACAATGCCGACAGCTACCTGCCCAGTTTCGAATAA